The Bombus fervidus isolate BK054 chromosome 3, iyBomFerv1, whole genome shotgun sequence genome includes a window with the following:
- the LOC139998360 gene encoding uncharacterized protein isoform X2 codes for MMQIALHVEELWDEGETRPDQNIEPKTQTQVMTKSPVISSQVQVKSKDEAPVVKNNLAEPEYDFLSKQPAEVVDETYKLINLRPSSKPHGKPRPTGRREKENPTGLVTKLGGTIVKDGLTTVHETSVIGTYINGKYAQVLQSSSRILSGAPAVPEGKIRPSSTHRILKTIGPQQGKLKPQLEPTPTTQQEESSLPLEVLFSSPAGSTVRSTRKNSSPNLSRPKFRNKINDDYDGSGEVQQTKPGKNRSSTTSRPSYKNRSPPTTTTEPPVTRRRSSFRPSNQPSLPSKQNNKNKNEQQPVSANPVPKLKLPRTQGRWSYKTTPKPRIAIRKQIDVEDEQRSISETSSTENPVNVDDSKTTASSVSTSTAATAVATGQQVNAQRKIQEAVNDDELDPSESEDVASVSVQDQHPEQILPIETVNVEISTAADMSNVYFEIATIKSPYTFQVGTLRNTRYVTVTSTLKKSFSTIDPSSTVSPSEPLTENLLANTAAAYETTLPLDSAVATLPAISLESGQATPPLETLTETFSTTQTLLKTHLLPVIHGGNTTKLTLVQTYNIARVVTAIKTLPPMDIYQFIPSKALNEFNSKLDEAGSELHLELDVGDEDRDDDDIPKRVVAPNSDMDSDLEPFKSISSSKAKLETPSTSIEPHLTPDQLALLKYFGQQQPQVITTSRPVVVLDTLYESHVIPVVNNGNTIYSTLSRPVGTVPRTSYEYGTSTIAPVLPPQLPPQLPPQLPLFPQQPQFTVTSAPLVTQTFATVSDSKILKLTFGAKTAYTTLFSSRVVPTEITTYVTSTIPVQPTVPAFPGYYPPPVGYPPFPFVG; via the exons TTAATTAATCTGAGACCCTCTTCGAAACCCCATGGAAAACCTAGACCTACCGGtcgacgagagaaagagaatccAACTGGTCTAGTTACGAAGCTCGGTGGCACTATTGTTAAAGATGGATTGACTACTGTTCACGAAACTAGCGTGATTGGTACTTACATAAACGGGAAATACGCTCAAGTGCTTCAAAGCTCGTCGAGAATTCTCTCCGGCGCTCCGGCAGTTCCTGAAGGGAAAATTCGCCCCTCCAGTACgcatagaatattaaaaactatTGGACCGCAGCAAGGAAAGCTAAAACCACAACTTGAACCAACACCAACGACGCAGCAAGAAGAATCATCGTTACCCTTGGAAGTTTTGTTTAGTTCCCCAGCTG GTTCCACAGTAAGGAGCACACGGAAAAATTCAAGCCCAAATTTATCACGACCGAAATTTCGCAACAAAATTAACGATGATTACGACGGCAGTGGTGAGGTGCAACAAACGAAGCCGGGTAAAAATCGAAGCAGTACCACCTCAAGACcaagttataa AAACCGAAGTCCTCCAACAACAACCACAGAACCACCTGTTACTCGTCGCCGCAGCAGCTTTCGACCAAGTAATCAACCAAGTTTGCCTTCGAAGCAGaacaataagaataaaaacgaACAACAACCGGTTAGCGCTAATCCTGTGCCGAAGTTGAAGCTACCAAGAACGCAAGGGCGTTGGTCTTACAAGACGACTCCTAAACCAAGAATCGCTATTCGAAAACAAATCGATGTCGAGGACGAACAGCGTTCGATATCAGAAACCAGCTCAACTGAGAATCCGGTGAACGTTGACGATAGCAAAACTACCGCATCTTCCGTTTCCACGTCTACGGCGGCGACTGCTGTTGCGACAGGTCAACAGGTCAATGCTCAGAGAAAAATTCAAGAAGCGGTAAACGATGACGAATTGGATCCGAGCGAAAGCGAGGATGTTGCCAGTGTCAGCGTTCAAGATCAACATCCTGAACAAATTTTACCGATCGAAACGGTCAACGTTGAAATTTCCACAGCTGCTGATATGAGTAACGTGTACTTTGAGATTGCTACTATTAAGTCACCATACACTTTCCAG GTTGGAACATTGAGAAATACTCGCTACGTGACAGTAACTTCGACACTGAAGAAATCATTTTCAACGATAGATCCATCCAGCACGGTATCACCGTCAGAGCCGCTAACCGAAAATCTCCTAGCAAATACTGCAGCAGCGTATGAAACGACCTTACCATTAGATTCGGCCGTGGCGACTCTGCCAGCTATATCTTTAGAATCTGGCCAAGCGACTCCACCTTTGGAGACTTTGACCGAGACCTTCTCTACTACGCAAACTCTACTCAAAACCCATCTACTTCCGGTAATACACGGTGGTAACACAACCAAACTGACGCTCGTGCAAACGTATAATATCGCACGTGTGGTCACTGCTATAAAGACTTTGCCACCGATGGATATATATCAGTTTATTCCCAGCAAAGCATTGAATGAGTTTAACTCGAAGCTGGACGAAGCAGGTAGCGAGCTTCATCTAGAGTTAGATGTCGGTGACGAAGACAGGGATGACGATGATATTCCCAAAAGGGTAGTGGCTCCAAACAGCGACATGGATTCTGATCTAGAACCtttcaaatcaatttcatCTTCGAAAGCAAAATTAGAAACTCCGAGCACTTCCATCGAACCGCACTTGACTCCCGATCAACTGGCtctgttgaaatatttcgGTCAACAGCAGCCACAGGTGATTACTACTTCACGACCGGTCGTCGTTCTCGACACGCTTTACGAGTCCCACGTGATCCCGGTAGTGAACAACGGCAATACGATTTATTCGACTTTATCCAGGCCAGTTGGCACTGTGCCACGAACATCTTATGAATACGGAACGTCCACGATTGCACCGGTTCTGCCACCGCAATTACCACCGCAACTGCCACCACAATTGCCGCTATTTCCACAGCAACCGCAGTTCACGGTGACAAGCGCTCCTCTGGTCACGCAAACGTTCGCGACGGTGTCCGATTCGAAAATTTTGAAGCTGACATTTGGAGCGAAAACGGCGTACACCACGTTGTTCTCGAGCAGGGTAGTGCCAACCGAGATTACCACTTATGTTACGAGCACCATACCCGTGCAACCGACAGTCCCAGCCTTCCCAGGTTATTATCCTCCGCCTGTTGGCTACCCGCCTTTCCCATTTGTAGGATAA